The DNA region GCCATTCCAGCTGGCGAGGTTCGCGGATTGCACTTCGCCAAACCCGAACGGCGGGTTCGAACCATCGATCATGACCGGGATCAGCACGCCCTTGTCGCGGCCCATCCGCGCCTCTTCGCGCACCCATTGCGAGGTCGTCGAATGTTGACTCCAGAGCACGATCAGCGCTTTGCACTGCGCCAGCTTCTGCTCGATGAAATCGGCCCATGTCGTGCCCGGCGGGATTTCGTTGTCCCAGAATACGTCCACGCCATCCTGCGTGAGCGCATTAGCGACCTGCTCGGCCCGCTCGCGATCTTCCCGCGCATACGAAAGAAAAACGTCCGCCATGTCCCCTCCTGCAGCGACCTAGTCCTAGCAGGCGAGAACGCGGGTTCAAACGGACACTTGAGGGGTCATTGCCCTTTCGGGTTTGGCCCGTACTGGTTTGCACCCGGCTTCGACGGCAGCACCAAGATCACCAGCATGCCGATGCCGGCGACAAGAAGTATCAACCCGCCCAGAGGCGGCATCGCCACCGAAAGCCCGCCGCCGACCAGGAAAGCGACGAAGAAGCCCGCCACCAGCCAACCGCTCAAGCCCACATCATGGAAGCGCCGCGCCGCGACGCTGATCCCTGGCGCGAGCACGGCGAGATTGAGGATGGTTGAGACGGCCTGCGTGTTTGGCTGCGATGTGTACGAATTGAAGCCGAACAACACGACATCGATAATGTAGGCGACGATCGAAACGACGAACACGCCGAGCGTCCACCACCAATATTCCGCGCGCCGCGCACGGCCATTGCCGTTCACGTAGAGCCGCAGACACTTCTGGATGTAGCCGATCGGCGACAAATTCTCAGGCGCGCCACTCTCCGCCGAACTCGCGGCGGCGCGCGGATCGCTCCACGCAGGCGCGGCAGCCGGCGGCGGTGCTGACCAGGCAGCTTGCGGCTGCGGCGCGGCAGGCGGCGGCAGCGGCGCATCAGCGCCACGCGCCGTCGCATACACCGCGCGCGAGAAGCGCACCCAATCGGGATGATTTTGATCGCCGGTCCAAGCGCTCAGATCCGCGGCCTGCACTTCGCCGAAACCAAACGGCGCCGGCGTGCCGTCGAGCAGCACAGGAATGAGCTTGGCCTTTTCGCGCCCCATGCGCGCCTCTTCGCGCACCCATTGCGATTTTGTTGAATGCTGGCTCCACAGCACGATCACGGCGCGGCACTGCGTGAGTTTGCCTTCGATATAATCGGCCCAGGTTTGCCCCGGCGGAATCTCGGTGTCCCAGAAAACCTCCAGCCCCAGACCGTTCAGCCCGCGCGCGATGCGCTCGGCAAAGCCACGGTCTTCCCGAGCATAAGAGATGAAAATATCGGCCATCGGGCGTCCCCATCTGCGAGTCATCCAAGCCTAGCCGGCTTTGATGACGGGGGACTACCTCATACCGTCTCGTCCAGTGCGAAACTCGGTGTTTCTGTGGGCAGCGGTAGGTCCGGCAGATCAAGCGACACCGGCTTCAACGACATTTCAAACACCGATGGGGCCACCCCAGGCGCAAACGCCATCACCGTGAGCGCCAAGACCAGCACGCACGCGACAAACCCTGCCAAGACGCCGAAACGGGATTCACTATCGCCAGCCACGAGTTTTGTTCCTTTCCTGCTGTGACAACAGCGGAGAGGAATCTCAGTTCCCACGACTGATGTTATAGGCCGCGGCAATAGACCAAGCTGGGCGCGGGCGCCCACGGACCGCCCGTCAACATCATGGCGCGCGCGGATTCCGCGAATGAAATCTGGATATTGTGAGGCTCAGGCGGCGCCTGTGCATAGCAGGTCGCGGCGATCTCATAGCCGGCCTCTGTGATCCGCACGCCGCGAAACTCACAAGAGACCTCGCCCTGCGTGCTGATCCCATCCGCCTCGAAGCGCCATGCCGGGTTTGAGCAACCTTCAGCCGTCGTCGCCCACAGGCCAACATAGCGGGGCGTTTCCTCCGTCGGCGGCGGCAAAGTATGCGGCAGCGGCTGGGCCTCGCCTACATGCGCCGCCGCCGCCGGATCAGGTTCCGGCTCAGCCGGATCGGCGCACGCAATCAATGCCACGGAAAGCGCGGCGGACGCCGCGCGTGCAAGCAAATTGGAAAGCCTCATTTCGTCCAAACCGCCTGCATAACGATCCGTTCCAGCGGCCCGCTCGCAACCTGCGATGCAGCGCCCTATGTTCTCGCTTCGTGCTAAACTGCGCGCGAATGGACGAATCGATGACCGACGGCGGAGAGAACCTCCCCATTTCCCAGCGCGCGATGGCCGTGCCGCCTTATCTCGCCTCGCTCAATCCTGAGCAGCGTGCGGCGGTGGAAGCGCTCGACGGGCCTGTGCTCGTGCTTGCAGGCGCAGGCACCGGCAAAACGCGTGTGCTGACGACGCGGCTTGCGCATCTACTGCACAGCGGCCGCGCCAAGCCGTGGAGCGTGCTCGCCGTCACCTTCACCAACAAAGCCTCGCGCGAAATGCGCGAGCGCGTCGAACATCTGCTTGGCCCCGGCGCTGGCGGCCTGCCGTGGCTCGGCACCTTCCACTCGATCAGCGCGCGCATGCTGCGTACGCACGCCGAACTCGTCGGCCTCAAGAACAATTTCTCGATCATCGACACCGACGATCAGATCCGGCTCTTGAAGCAAATCATCGAAGCCGAAGGCATCGATGAAAAGCGTTGGCCCGCACGCCAGCTCGCCAACCTGCTCGATAGCTGGAAGAACCGCGGCCTCACGCCGGAGAAAGTGCCGAAAGGCGAAGCCTTCTCCTTTGGCGACGGCGCGGGCGTGAAGCTCTACGCGATCTACCAAGCGCGGCTGAAAATTCTGAATGCGTGCGATTTCGGCGATCTGCTGATGCACATGATCGACATCTTCCAGCGCCACACCGACGTGCTGGAGACGTATCACCGCAAACTCAGCCATCTCATGGTGGACGAGTATCAGGATACAAACGTCGCCCAATATCTCTGGCTGCGCCTGCTCGCCCAAGCGCGCAAAAATCTCTGCGTTGTCGGCGACGATGACCAATCGATCTATGGCTGGCGCGGCGCCGAAGTCGACAACATCCTGCGCTTCGAACACGATTTCCCTGGCGCGCGAGTCGTGCGCCTCGAACGCAATTATCGCTCCACCGGCCACATCCTTGCCGCCGCCTCGCACTTGATCGCCAACAATCGCGACCGCCTCGGCAAAACCCTCTTCACAGACGACGAAGACGGCCAACGCGTGAAAGTGCGCGGCGTTTGGGACGGCGAAGCCGAAGCGCGCTTGATTGCCGACGACATCGAAGGCTGGCGCCAATCCAATCGCTCCTACGCCGACGCCGCCGTGCTCGTGCGCGCGGCCTGGCAGATGCGCGCTTTCGAAGAACGCTTCCTCATGCTGCGCATCCCCTACAAGGTGATCGGCGGCCCGCGCTTCTTCGAACGCGCCGAAATCCGCGACGTGCACGCCTATCTGCGTCTCATTCGCTCGGAAGACGACGACCTCGCCTTCGAGCGCATCGTCAATCAGCCCAAGCGCGGCATCGGCGAAAGCACGGTGCAAAAGCTGCACAGTCACGCCGGCAAACCGCCTGTCCGCTTCGTCACCGACAACGGCCCGCTGTTTGACCAAGACACGGGCGAAGTCGTCACCACGCAGGACGAAGCCTCTGGCGGCGCCACGCGCTTCCGCACGCTCGTCGGGGCCGCGCGCGAAATGGTGCTCACCGACGATCTGCCGCTGAAAGCGCGCACGGCGCTGCGCAGCTTCCTCACTGATCTCGATCGCTGGCGCGAACAAGCGCGCACGATGAGCCACGTCGAACTCGCCGAAATCGTGCTCGACGAAAGCGGCTATTCCGACATGCTGCGCAACGATAAATCGCCGCAAGCGCAGACGCGGCTCGAGAACT from Vitreimonas flagellata includes:
- a CDS encoding DUF805 domain-containing protein, with the translated sequence MADIFISYAREDRGFAERIARGLNGLGLEVFWDTEIPPGQTWADYIEGKLTQCRAVIVLWSQHSTKSQWVREEARMGREKAKLIPVLLDGTPAPFGFGEVQAADLSAWTGDQNHPDWVRFSRAVYATARGADAPLPPPAAPQPQAAWSAPPPAAAPAWSDPRAAASSAESGAPENLSPIGYIQKCLRLYVNGNGRARRAEYWWWTLGVFVVSIVAYIIDVVLFGFNSYTSQPNTQAVSTILNLAVLAPGISVAARRFHDVGLSGWLVAGFFVAFLVGGGLSVAMPPLGGLILLVAGIGMLVILVLPSKPGANQYGPNPKGQ
- a CDS encoding ATP-dependent helicase encodes the protein MTDGGENLPISQRAMAVPPYLASLNPEQRAAVEALDGPVLVLAGAGTGKTRVLTTRLAHLLHSGRAKPWSVLAVTFTNKASREMRERVEHLLGPGAGGLPWLGTFHSISARMLRTHAELVGLKNNFSIIDTDDQIRLLKQIIEAEGIDEKRWPARQLANLLDSWKNRGLTPEKVPKGEAFSFGDGAGVKLYAIYQARLKILNACDFGDLLMHMIDIFQRHTDVLETYHRKLSHLMVDEYQDTNVAQYLWLRLLAQARKNLCVVGDDDQSIYGWRGAEVDNILRFEHDFPGARVVRLERNYRSTGHILAAASHLIANNRDRLGKTLFTDDEDGQRVKVRGVWDGEAEARLIADDIEGWRQSNRSYADAAVLVRAAWQMRAFEERFLMLRIPYKVIGGPRFFERAEIRDVHAYLRLIRSEDDDLAFERIVNQPKRGIGESTVQKLHSHAGKPPVRFVTDNGPLFDQDTGEVVTTQDEASGGATRFRTLVGAAREMVLTDDLPLKARTALRSFLTDLDRWREQARTMSHVELAEIVLDESGYSDMLRNDKSPQAQTRLENLKELVQSMAQYDTLEAYLEHVALVLDIESESEGENVQLSTLHAAKGLEWPLVFLPGWEEEVFPSKRAVEESGDKGLEEERRLAYVGITRARESARISFVANRQIYGRWQSVLPSRFIDELPPKSVDAVSETGYAMQAGNVREGASRFDSFAPGAGFNSAYQSPGWKRAQERGAFQSKPPMIEGEARLVARSGDADSHFKRGDRIFHQKFGYGRIRGVEGNKLTVDFDKAGEKRVIDSFVVPASAA